The proteins below are encoded in one region of Aphelocoma coerulescens isolate FSJ_1873_10779 chromosome 4, UR_Acoe_1.0, whole genome shotgun sequence:
- the GABRG1 gene encoding gamma-aminobutyric acid receptor subunit gamma-1 isoform X3, with product MVGKIWIPDTFFRNSRKSDAHWITTPNRLLRIWSDGRVLYTLRLTINAECYLQLHNFPMDEHSCPLEFSSYGYPRNEIEYKWKKTSVEVADPKYWRLYQFAFVGLRNTTEISHTLSGDYIIMTIFFDLSRRMGYFTIQTYIPCILTVVLSWVSFWINKDAVPARTSLGITTVLTMTTLSTIARKSLPKVSYVTAMDLFVSVCFIFVFAALMEYGTLHYFTSNRKGDKGKEKKRKNKPPAIAVRPGSTLIPINNINHLPERDDDYGYECLEGKDCASFFCCFEDCRTGSWREGRIHIRIAKIDSYSRIFFPTAFALFNLVYWIGYLYL from the exons ATGGTTGGAAAAATTTGGATTCCAGACACTTTCTTCCGGAACTCAAGGAAATCTGATGCTCACTGGATTACAACTCCAAATCGTTTGCTTCGAATCTGGAGTGATGGAAGAGTATTATACACTCTAAG GTTGACAATTAATGCTGAATGTTATCTTCAGCTTCATAATTTTCCTATGGATGAACACTCCTGTCCTCTGGAGTTTTCAAGCT atGGATATCCCAGAAATGAAATTGaatacaaatggaagaaaacctCTGTTGAAGTGGCAGATCCAAAATACTGGAGATTGTATCAGTTTGCATTTGTAGGGCTACGAAATACAACTGAGATTTCTCATACCTTGTCTG gTGATTATATTATTATGACAATATTCTTTGATCTCAGCAGACGCATGGGATATTTTACTATTCAGACATACATTCCTTGTATACTCACAGTTGTTCTTTCATGGGTATCATTTTGGATCAATAAGGATGCAGTTCCTGCAAGGACTTCTCTGG GGATCACCACGGTGCTGACCATGACAACACTGAGTACAATTGCTAGGAAGTCACTCCCAAAGGTTTCCTATGTGACAGCAATGGacctttttgtttcagtttgctttatttttgtgtttgctgCCTTGATGGAATATGGCACCTTGCATTACTTTACCAGCAACAGAAAAGgggacaaaggaaaagaaaagaag CGAAAGAAT aaACCACCTGCAATTGCTGTTCGACCTGGATCAACACTAATTCCAATTAATAACATTAATCATCTCCCTGAACGTGATGATGATTATGGATATGAGTGCCtagaaggaaaagactgtgctagtttcttttgttgttttgaagaCTGCCGCACAGGATCTTGGCGAGAAGGAAGAATACACATCCGTATAGCAAAAATTGACTCCTATTCTCGAATCTTCTTTCCAACTGCCTTTGCATTGTTCAATCTTGTTTACTGGATTGGCTATCTTTATCTGTAA